The segment CCCTCAGGAATTCCGCGGGGCGGCAAAGACACCGGGCGGAATTCCCGCGGGGCACTCTTCCAACAAAAAGAACCGGGCCGCTTTTTGGCGGCCCGGTTCTTGATCCCGGTGGGCGATACTGGGTTCGAACCAGTGACCTCTTCGGTGTGAACGAAGCGCTCTCCCACTGAGCTAATCGCCCGGGTGTCGGCGAGGTTTCCCTCGCGAACGAGCAGAACAATACAGGCCGCCCGGGGCTTCCATCAAATTCCTGTTCCCCGGCGGTCCCGGCCCGCGGCGGCCGGGTGGCCGGCACACCTCATCCGCGGGCCAGCCAGGCCGCCAGCCCGCGCCGCCCGGACCGCATCATCAGCGCGTGATTGACGAGGAACAGCGGCCGCCCCAGCAGCGCGAACCGCCGCAGCAGCGGCTTGCAGACCTCGACGTCCTGCTCGAAGACGGCACGGGTACCGCCGGCCCCGGGCACCACCGTCCAGCGCGCCCAGCCCGCCAGGTCCCCCCGCATCGTCATCTCCAGCACCCCCGCGCCCGGGTCCCGTACGCGCTCGCTCGCCACCACCGTCAGGTCGTACGGCAGCAGGGAACGGAACCGGGCGGTGCCGCTGCGGTCGTCGAGCGGGGTCACCTCGCGGACCTGCGGCCACCACTGCGGATACGCCTCGGCGCGTTCGAGGACGGCGTAGACGACGGTCGGCGAGGCGTTGAGCAGCCATACGCTGCGGAAGCGGTAGCGGTGCAGTCGGCGGGACCAGTCGGGCATGATCCCAGTGTGCGCCCCCGGGCGGGGCGCGCGCCCAACAACTGCGACGGCCCGGAGACTTGAAGTCTCCGGGCCGTCGTCCGGGGTGGGCGATACTGGGTTCGAACCAGTGACCTCTTCGGTGTGAACGAAGCGCTCTCCCACTGAGCTAATCGCCCGGGCGCACCGCCAACATTACCGCACGTCGGCAGGCACTTCTGACCACGCCTCGGTCACTCGGAAACCTTCCACGGCAGCACGACGCCGAACTTCCAGAGGTAGACCGCGAGCGCCGCCGCGATGATCACCAGGCCGATGGTGGTCAGGATGATGTTGCGCCGCCGCACCTTGGGGTCGAGCGCCCGCTGGGCCGCTTCGGTGACCTTGCGCTTGGTCCAGCGCAGCACCAGCTGCGCCCAGACGAACTCCGTCGCCCAGATCGCCATACCGCCGAAGATCACCAGCCAGCCGGGCCCCGGCAGCGGCAGCATGATCACGCCGGCCACCACGACCGCGAGACCGACGACGAAGACTCCGACCTGCCAGCTGACATGCAGCGGCCGGGAACGCTTGATGAAGTGCGGCGCCCGCGAACCGAGCGGCTTCTCGGCCGGAGCGGCGTCCCCCTCCACCGTCCCCAGCCCCCCGTTACTCTGCGTATTCATGCCTCCAACTTACCGGACGCGACCGCCTGCCGGAATTACCGCCGGGGACGATCTCGCAATCCGCCGGAAGAGGTACCTGAAGGCACACAAAACCGTCAGAGGGGTTTACAACGGCACCGTAGGTGGCATGTCGATTTCGCCGACGTGCGAATCCCCGAGCGCACACTGAGCGAAAGGCCCTGGCGCTTATGAACACCACGGTCAGCTGCGAGCTGCACCTGCGCCTCGTTGTGTCGAGCGAGTCCTCACTGCCTGTACCCGCGGGCCTGCGGTATGACACGGCCGATCCCTATGCCGTGCATGCCACCTTCCATACCGGAGCCGAGGAGACCGTCGAGTGGGTTTTCGCCCGCGACCTCCTCGCCGAGGGCCTGCACCGGCCCACGGGCACCGGAGACGTCCGCGTATGGCCGTCCCGGAGCCACGGACAGGGTGTTGTCTGCATCGCCCTGAGCTCCCCGGAAGGCGAAGCCCTGCTCGAGGCGCCCGCGCGGGCTCTCGAGTCGTTCCTCAAAAGGACCGATGCCGCCGTGCCACCCGGTACGGAGCACCGGCATTTCGATCTCGACACCGAGCTCTCCCACATCCTCGCGGAGAGCTGAGACGCAGACCGGTTACCGAAAGCACCCACCCGCTCACACTTGCGCGCGTCCGACTCGGGGAGACGGCGCAGGACCGACAAGTTCATACGGCACACTTCGGCGTCGTCGCCGCGGGCCCACCGCGGAGTCGGCGCTGAAGCTTGTTCGAAGCGCTAGAGTCGGCGACCATTCGGCAACCCACGGGGGCGGTACCCGTCCGTCCTCACCCTGCCAGGGAGCGGAACCGTGATCATCACCCATGACACCCGGTGCGCGCTGGACGCGGTCGTCGATCTGCTGAACACCGCCCCGGAGGGCGAGGGCACCGGCGCGCCGGACAGCCTGACCGATCTCACGGCCCTGGAGGACTTCGTCCGGCGCAACGCCATCAGCGGCGTGGGCGCGCTGGGTGCGGGCGACCTGGCGACCGTACGGTCCGTCCGCGCGCGCTTCGCCCGGGTCTTCGCGGCCGCCGACGACCGCACCGCGGCCGAACAGCTGAACGCGCTGGTCGCCTCGGCGGGCACCACTCCGCAGCTGACCGACCACGACGGGTACGACTGGCATGTCCACTACTTCGCGCCGGGCGCGTCGGTCGCCGATCATCTGGCCGCGGACGGCGGGATGGCGCTGGCCTTCCTCGTCGTCGCCGGGGAGCGCGAGCGGCTGCGGCACTGCGAGGCACCGGACTGCCGGCATGCCTTCGTCGATCTCTCCCGGAACCGCTCCCGGCGCTACTGCGACAGCCGTACCTGCGGAAACCGGCTGCATGTCGCGGCCTACCGGGCACGGCGGCGGGAGGCCGCGGGCTGAGCGGCGGCGCGGCGGCAGCCCGCACGTCGGCCTCACAGGAGGAAGAGGTCGTGCATCGCGCCGAGAAGGAGCAGAAGGCCGATCACGGCGAGGAAGAGCATCAGCGGCGGCTGGGACAGCGCGAACAGACAACCGCGTGGTCGGGGGGACGGGGCGTCGTCTTGGGCGAGGGCGCACTCATCGTTCATCTCGCGCGCATCATGGCGCAGATGATCGTCCGAGTGCGCCCGATGGACGCCTCAGCAGCGGTAGTTCATCAGATCCCGTGCTTTTTCAGGATCGCTTCGATGTCCGAGAAGTCATCCTTGGGGGCGCCTCCCTTGGCCGGTGCGGCCTTCCCCTTGGCGGCCTGCGGCGCCGCGCGGCCCGCGCCGAGGGAGGGGGCGGAGGCGGCCGGGGCCACCGCGTCGGGCCGGTCGGCCGCCGCGGCCCGGCGCTCCTTACGGCTGCCGACCCCGCCCCGGCGGCGCTCCACCGCCCTGGTGGTCATGAACAGCACGACCGAGAGGGCGAGCACGCCGAAGCCGGCCCAGACCGTGGGCTTGAAGACGATCCCGGCGAGCCAGTCGATGACGCCCGTCATCACCAGGCCGATGGGGATCAGGGAATAGGCGGCGATGCGGGTCGCGGCCAGGAACCGCTTGCGGTATGCCGTGATCGCGGCGATGCCCAGGCCCGCCGCCGACACCGCGGCACAGACGGTCGAGGTCAGCATCCGGTCCTCCTGCCGATGGATGGATGAGCAGGCAGTCTGCTCCCTTCCATCCTGCCTTGTCCCGGCCCGCGGGGGCCATGTTCCGCACGGCCTCAGGGACATCTCCGGGTCGGGCTCCTTCCCAGGTCCCGGTTCGGCCGCCGGTCCGGGGTACCTCGCGGGACCGGCCGTGGGAAGACTGGAAGACTGGCTCTCATGAACGACGCCACCACTCCGTCCCCCGCCCGTCCCGTCCGCCCCGTGCTGGACGTGTGGTGCGAACTCCAGTGCCCGGACTGCCATGCCGCCCTGGAGGACCTGCGGGCGCTGCGGGAGCGCTACGGCGACCGGCTGGACATCCGGCTGCGTCACTTCCCCCTGCCGAAGCACCCGCACGCCTATGTCGCCGCGCAGGCCGCCGAGGAGGCCATCGAGCAGGGCCGGGGCTGGCCGTACATCGAGGCGGTGCTGGCGCGGACCGAGGAGCTCGGCAAGCGCGGGGACAAGCTGCTGCTGAAGGTCGCCGGCGAGCTGGGGCTGGACACCGAGGAGCTGGACACCGCGCTGATCGACGGGCGGCATCTGCTGATCGTCGACGCGGACCAGGCCGAGGGCAAGGCCATCGGGGTGACCGGGACCCCGACGTATGTGATCGGCGGCGAGCGGCTGGACGGCGGCAAGAGCCAGGAGGGGCTGCGCGCCCGTATCGAGGAGATCGCCGACCGGCTGCTGGCCGGACAGGACTGAGTCCGGGCGTCAGGGGCCCTTCGCGGGCCCGCTCACAGAATCGGCTTCCACAACAGATAGCCGGTGGGCCGGTAGCCCAGCGAGGTGTAGAGACCGAGCGCCGGGGTGTTGCCCGCGTAGACGTTCAGGCCGAGGCTGGTGCGGCCCGCCGTGAGGCTCTCCCGCTCGGCGATGCCCATCAGGGTGCGGCCGTGGCCCTGTCCGCGGTGGCCGGGGGCGACCCGTACATCGACGACATAGCCGCCGGGCTGGTCCGGCATCCGCAGGGCGACCCAGATGCTGCCGACGTCCGCGCCTCCGTGGGCCAGCACGCGCAGCGCCTGGTGGGGAGTCTCCGCCCCCTCCGGGAGCAGGGCGCGATGCCCGGCGGCCGCGGTCTCCTCGGCGCGCTCGCGGGCCATGCCCTGGCCGACCTGCGTACGGATGTGCTCGGCGAGCGCGGCGTCCCGCCAGGCCGGGTATTCCGCCTCACTCAGCGCGCGGTCGCCGCTGCCCTCGGGGAGCGGGGGCGCGGCGGTGAGCGGCTTGCTCATCATGCGGCTGCGCTCGGTGTAGCCCAGCGCCGCCGCGAGCCGCCCGGCGGCCTCGGCATCGGCCGGGACGGTCAGCTCGATCTGCCGGCAGCGCCAGCCGCGCAGCACCTCTTCCGCGGCGAGCGCGGCGACCGTGGCGCGGCCCCGGTGCCGGTCCGGCTCGTCGATGGCCAGCTCCGCGATCCGGCCGGCCGCCGGGCCGAACCGGGCGTCCGTGGTCAGCCGTATCCCGCCGACCCGGCGGCTGTTGACGCAGATGTCGTACGCACGGGCCCGGTGCCCGTCGTCGTGCCGTTCTTCCGGTCCCGCGGGGCGCAGCGTTGTGGTCACGAGGACTTTCTACTCGCCCATGAGCGGGCGCGTCATCACCGCGGATCGAAGTCGGCGGCCGCCTGCTCGTCGAAGATCCGCATGGCTTCCGCGGTCACCGGGCCCGGGCTGTCGGCCAGTTGACGGTCGTCGATCCGGGTCACGGCCTGCACGTCGCGCAGCGTGGAGGTCAGGAAGATCTCCTCGGCCCGCTCCAGGACGTCCAGCGGCAGATCGGTCTCCTTGGCGCCGGCCCAGCCGACGGTCAGGGCGCGGGTGATGCCCGCCAGGCAGCCGGAGTGCAGGGGCGGGGTGTGCAGTTCGCCGTCCAGGACGACGAAGACATTGGCGCCGGTTCCTTCGCAGAGCGCGCCGACGGTGTTGGCGAACAGCGCCTCGGACGCGCCGTGTTCCCGCGCGCGGGCCAGGGCGACGACGTTCTCGCCGTACGACGTGGTCTTCAGGCCGGCGAGCGCGCCGCGTTCGTTGCGGGTCCACGGGACGGTGACGGCGGCGGTGGTGTCGGGGCGGCGCCGGGTCTCGGACAGCGCGATGACCAGGGTGGGACCGGCGTCGCCGCGGTCCGAGCCGAGCGGGGAGACGCCCCCGGTGTAGGTGAGCCGCAGCCGGCCGAGGGCCATCGGGTTGGCCGCCATGACGGCCTCGCAGCCGCGCCGCACCTCGTCGAGATCGGGGTCGGGCAGCCCGAGCCCGCGGGCAGAAGTGGTCAGGCGCTCCAGATGACGGGTGAGGGCGAAGGCGCGGCCGTGCTCGGCCTTGATGGTCTCGAAGACTCCGTCGCCGACCGTCAGCCCGTGGTCGAAAACCGAGACCCGGGCGCTCTCCGCGTCCTGTAGTGCCCCGTCGAGCCAGATCTTCATCGCTTTCCTCCGCTCACCTCATGCAGGCCCGACGCTACCGCCAGCAGCCTGCGCGCCTTCAACTCGGTCTCGGCCCACTCCCGCTCCGGATCGGAGTCCCAGATGATCCCCGCGCCGGCGCCGAAACGCAGCACCGGGCCGCCGGGCGGCGTGCGGTCGATCCAGAACGTCCGTATGCCGACCGCGAGCTCGCCGGTGCCGCGGTCCGCGTCGACCCAGCCGATGCCTCCGCAGTACGGGCCGCGGGGGGCGGTCTCCAGCTCGTCGATGATCCGCAGCGCGCTGGACTTGGGGGCGCCGGTCACCGACCCGGGCGGGAAGGTGGCGTCCAGCAGATCCGCCCAGGCGGTCTTCTCGTTCGCCCCGTCCAGCTCACCGCGCACCGTGGAGACGAGGTGGACCAGGCCGGGGTGTTCCTCGACGGCGCACAGTGCCGGGACGGTGACGGTTCCGGTGGCGCAGACCCGGCCGAGATCATTGCGGACCAGGTCCACGATCATCACGTTCTCCGCCCGGTCCTTCGCCGAGAGGTCCGCAGCGGTCCGCCCGGTTCCCTTGATGGGACCGGAGCTCACGACGCGGTCGTCGCGCCGCAGATACAGCTCCGGGGAGGCACTGGCGATCTCGACGCCATGAGCGGGCAGCCGGATCGTGCCCGCGTACGGCGCCGGATTACCGCGGGCCAGCACCGCGGACAGCGCGTCGACATCGGCCCGGCCGGGATCGGGCAGCGGCGCCGTCAGCACCCGGCAGAGATTCACTTGATAGACGTCGCCGGCCGCGATGTGTTCACGGACGCGCCGCACACCGCCGGTATAGGCGTCACGGTCCAGCGAGCTGATCCAGTCCTCGGGCGCGGGGCCCCGCCAGGCGTCGGCGGCGGGCCGGTCCGCCGCGGTGGCCGGCCGGACGTCGCCGAAGCGGGCACAGACCACCGTGCCCTCGAAGTCGGCGGCGACCGCCCACCAGCCCGTGGAGTCCAGGGCTGCGGGATCACTGGTCACATCCCGCAGGTCAGTGGCTATCAGGCCGCCGAAGCGTGCCATCGGAGCGAAGTCGTGCACGTCAGCGAGTCTATGGCGGCGGCCCGCGGGCCGCCTGCGCCGAGCGAGCACCGCAGCACGCTGCACAAACGCGTTTTTGTACTGGCCCCGGAATCCGCTAGAGTTCAACACGTCGCCGGGACACGCAAGCGCCCCGGAGGCCGAGTAGCTCCCGGACGTAGTCTGGGAGAGACACCTGCGGACGTAGCTCAGTTGGTAGAGCACCA is part of the Streptomyces platensis genome and harbors:
- a CDS encoding SsgA family sporulation/cell division regulator, which gives rise to MNTTVSCELHLRLVVSSESSLPVPAGLRYDTADPYAVHATFHTGAEETVEWVFARDLLAEGLHRPTGTGDVRVWPSRSHGQGVVCIALSSPEGEALLEAPARALESFLKRTDAAVPPGTEHRHFDLDTELSHILAES
- a CDS encoding SRPBCC family protein translates to MPDWSRRLHRYRFRSVWLLNASPTVVYAVLERAEAYPQWWPQVREVTPLDDRSGTARFRSLLPYDLTVVASERVRDPGAGVLEMTMRGDLAGWARWTVVPGAGGTRAVFEQDVEVCKPLLRRFALLGRPLFLVNHALMMRSGRRGLAAWLARG
- a CDS encoding CGNR zinc finger domain-containing protein; this encodes MIITHDTRCALDAVVDLLNTAPEGEGTGAPDSLTDLTALEDFVRRNAISGVGALGAGDLATVRSVRARFARVFAAADDRTAAEQLNALVASAGTTPQLTDHDGYDWHVHYFAPGASVADHLAADGGMALAFLVVAGERERLRHCEAPDCRHAFVDLSRNRSRRYCDSRTCGNRLHVAAYRARRREAAG
- a CDS encoding aminotransferase class IV, with the protein product MKIWLDGALQDAESARVSVFDHGLTVGDGVFETIKAEHGRAFALTRHLERLTTSARGLGLPDPDLDEVRRGCEAVMAANPMALGRLRLTYTGGVSPLGSDRGDAGPTLVIALSETRRRPDTTAAVTVPWTRNERGALAGLKTTSYGENVVALARAREHGASEALFANTVGALCEGTGANVFVVLDGELHTPPLHSGCLAGITRALTVGWAGAKETDLPLDVLERAEEIFLTSTLRDVQAVTRIDDRQLADSPGPVTAEAMRIFDEQAAADFDPR
- a CDS encoding GNAT family N-acetyltransferase is translated as MTTTLRPAGPEERHDDGHRARAYDICVNSRRVGGIRLTTDARFGPAAGRIAELAIDEPDRHRGRATVAALAAEEVLRGWRCRQIELTVPADAEAAGRLAAALGYTERSRMMSKPLTAAPPLPEGSGDRALSEAEYPAWRDAALAEHIRTQVGQGMARERAEETAAAGHRALLPEGAETPHQALRVLAHGGADVGSIWVALRMPDQPGGYVVDVRVAPGHRGQGHGRTLMGIAERESLTAGRTSLGLNVYAGNTPALGLYTSLGYRPTGYLLWKPIL
- a CDS encoding TIGR02611 family protein, giving the protein MNTQSNGGLGTVEGDAAPAEKPLGSRAPHFIKRSRPLHVSWQVGVFVVGLAVVVAGVIMLPLPGPGWLVIFGGMAIWATEFVWAQLVLRWTKRKVTEAAQRALDPKVRRRNIILTTIGLVIIAAALAVYLWKFGVVLPWKVSE
- a CDS encoding DsbA family protein, coding for MNDATTPSPARPVRPVLDVWCELQCPDCHAALEDLRALRERYGDRLDIRLRHFPLPKHPHAYVAAQAAEEAIEQGRGWPYIEAVLARTEELGKRGDKLLLKVAGELGLDTEELDTALIDGRHLLIVDADQAEGKAIGVTGTPTYVIGGERLDGGKSQEGLRARIEEIADRLLAGQD
- a CDS encoding chorismate-binding protein; the protein is MHDFAPMARFGGLIATDLRDVTSDPAALDSTGWWAVAADFEGTVVCARFGDVRPATAADRPAADAWRGPAPEDWISSLDRDAYTGGVRRVREHIAAGDVYQVNLCRVLTAPLPDPGRADVDALSAVLARGNPAPYAGTIRLPAHGVEIASASPELYLRRDDRVVSSGPIKGTGRTAADLSAKDRAENVMIVDLVRNDLGRVCATGTVTVPALCAVEEHPGLVHLVSTVRGELDGANEKTAWADLLDATFPPGSVTGAPKSSALRIIDELETAPRGPYCGGIGWVDADRGTGELAVGIRTFWIDRTPPGGPVLRFGAGAGIIWDSDPEREWAETELKARRLLAVASGLHEVSGGKR